One segment of Nostoc piscinale CENA21 DNA contains the following:
- a CDS encoding Asp-tRNA(Asn)/Glu-tRNA(Gln) amidotransferase GatCAB subunit A, with translation MNLDLADALSIAAAVCSGQVSAIAVTQAALTKIATIDHKINSFTTVTTETALADAAKIDQEIAQGNHPGLLAGVPFAVKNLFDIAGVTTLAGAKINAKNLPATQDATAVAKLKQAGAVLVGALNMDEYAYGFVTENFHYGATHNPHDLQRIAGGSSGGSAAAVAAGLVPFSLGSDTNGSIRVPAALCGVFGFKPTYGRLSRAGVALFSSSFDHIGSFARSVRDTAAIFDVLQGEDERDPICSQRPPELCLPQLHQDISHLGIAIADDYFIQGATPEALAAVHKVAEALGVTKSVTIPEAKRARAAAFVISASEGANLHLDKLRSRPQDFDPATRDRFLAGALIPSSWYIQAQRFRRWYRDQVRTVFQNVDIILAPTTPISAPFIGQQTMNLNGEEILVRPHLGLFTQPLSFIGLPVLSVPIHHPDALPLGVQIIAAPYHEALILQVAAFLESQGVISCPVKD, from the coding sequence CACCATAGACCACAAAATTAACAGTTTTACCACTGTCACTACAGAAACAGCTTTAGCAGATGCAGCCAAAATTGATCAAGAAATCGCCCAAGGTAATCATCCAGGGTTACTGGCTGGTGTACCTTTTGCTGTGAAAAATCTGTTTGATATTGCTGGTGTGACTACCTTAGCTGGTGCAAAAATTAATGCCAAAAATCTCCCAGCTACCCAAGATGCAACCGCAGTCGCCAAGTTGAAACAAGCTGGTGCTGTGCTGGTTGGCGCTTTAAATATGGATGAGTACGCCTATGGATTTGTCACAGAAAACTTTCATTATGGTGCTACTCATAACCCTCATGATTTACAACGCATCGCAGGTGGTTCCTCTGGTGGTTCGGCGGCGGCGGTGGCGGCTGGCTTAGTTCCCTTTAGCCTCGGTTCTGATACCAACGGTTCCATTCGTGTACCAGCAGCATTATGTGGTGTGTTTGGTTTTAAACCAACTTATGGCAGGTTATCCCGTGCAGGTGTTGCTTTATTTTCGAGTAGTTTTGACCATATTGGCAGTTTTGCCCGTTCTGTAAGGGATACGGCGGCGATTTTTGATGTGCTGCAAGGAGAAGATGAACGTGATCCGATTTGTAGCCAACGTCCGCCAGAGTTGTGTTTACCCCAACTCCATCAAGATATTTCTCATCTGGGAATTGCCATAGCCGATGATTATTTTATTCAAGGTGCAACCCCAGAAGCTTTAGCCGCAGTTCACAAAGTTGCAGAGGCTTTGGGAGTAACTAAATCTGTCACTATCCCCGAAGCTAAACGTGCGCGTGCAGCAGCTTTTGTAATTTCCGCCAGCGAAGGTGCAAATCTGCATTTAGATAAATTGCGATCGCGCCCCCAAGATTTTGATCCCGCAACTCGCGATCGCTTTTTGGCTGGGGCGTTAATTCCCAGTAGTTGGTACATACAAGCCCAACGATTTCGCCGTTGGTACCGCGATCAAGTCCGCACAGTTTTTCAAAATGTCGATATCATTCTTGCTCCCACCACACCCATTTCTGCACCATTCATCGGTCAGCAGACAATGAATTTAAATGGTGAGGAAATCTTAGTGCGTCCACATTTAGGATTATTTACCCAACCCTTATCTTTTATTGGCTTACCTGTTTTATCAGTGCCAATTCACCATCCAGATGCTTTACCTTTAGGTGTGCAGATTATCGCCGCACCTTATCATGAAGCGTTAATCTTGCAAGTAGCAGCATTTTTAGAGTCCCAAGGGGTAATATCGTGTCCGGTAAAAGACTGA
- a CDS encoding threonine aldolase family protein → MQIYSAKKRLFFFACGTICNFVAIKTHTRPADLVLVEQMTHIIRAESGGAAMTSGVLMEAIASEKGIFTVDAVAQALARVATAPYLYSANPRLLCVEQTHNFGGGSVWQLDELRAVCDFSRQKGLATHMDGARLLNAVIASQTPAKDFAACVDSVWIDFTKGLGAPIGAVLAGTKEFIAQARRYKHIFGGAMRQAGIVAAGCLYALDHHIERLQEDHDNATHLAKKLSEINGITVQNSQPETNIVFFDVSGLGIDKAQFLALLQEHGVKMGAVGNSIRAVTHLDVSRADIDVAINAIYEIAKSSEKVKN, encoded by the coding sequence TTGCAGATTTACTCGGCAAAGAAGCGGCTCTTTTTTTTCGCCTGTGGAACCATTTGCAACTTTGTCGCCATTAAAACTCACACTCGCCCTGCGGATTTGGTGCTAGTAGAACAAATGACACACATTATTCGCGCCGAATCGGGGGGGGCAGCCATGACTTCTGGTGTATTGATGGAAGCAATTGCCAGCGAGAAGGGAATTTTTACAGTCGATGCTGTGGCGCAAGCATTGGCAAGAGTAGCAACTGCACCTTACCTTTACTCAGCAAATCCCCGCTTATTGTGTGTTGAGCAAACCCACAATTTTGGCGGTGGTTCAGTTTGGCAATTAGATGAACTACGTGCAGTGTGCGATTTTTCCAGGCAAAAAGGTTTAGCGACTCACATGGATGGAGCAAGATTATTAAATGCTGTGATTGCATCGCAAACTCCAGCCAAAGATTTTGCCGCCTGTGTTGATTCTGTGTGGATTGATTTTACTAAAGGACTGGGCGCACCCATCGGTGCAGTTTTGGCAGGTACCAAAGAATTTATCGCCCAAGCACGCCGATATAAACATATTTTTGGTGGCGCAATGCGTCAAGCTGGGATTGTGGCCGCAGGTTGTCTGTATGCACTAGACCATCATATTGAACGTTTACAAGAAGACCACGATAATGCAACTCACTTGGCTAAAAAACTGAGTGAAATTAATGGAATTACAGTCCAAAATTCCCAACCAGAGACAAATATTGTTTTCTTTGATGTATCTGGACTTGGAATTGACAAAGCTCAATTTTTGGCTTTATTACAAGAGCATGGTGTCAAAATGGGAGCTGTTGGTAATTCGATTCGAGCCGTCACACATTTAGATGTTTCGCGGGCTGATATTGATGTTGCGATTAATGCTATTTACGAGATTGCAAAATCTTCTGAAAAAGTCAAAAACTAG
- a CDS encoding beta-eliminating lyase-related protein, whose amino-acid sequence MILLTSDTETKPTQAMRQAIANAEVGDEQKGEDPTVNLLLERVADLLGKEAALFFRLWNHLQLCRH is encoded by the coding sequence ATGATTTTATTAACAAGCGATACTGAAACAAAGCCGACACAGGCGATGCGACAGGCGATCGCTAATGCAGAGGTCGGAGACGAGCAGAAAGGGGAAGATCCGACTGTTAATTTATTACTAGAACGAGTTGCAGATTTACTCGGCAAAGAAGCGGCTCTTTTTTTTCGCCTGTGGAACCATTTGCAACTTTGTCGCCATTAA
- a CDS encoding cupin domain-containing protein, whose amino-acid sequence MQQVTTTTLQEQVANIALESELFSISIQSEQKFYCQQFLEARKLDYTMANHPSRAYWVIDSIEVNESEQDTHYLFVSEGEVTLKSCNGEFFLQKNTFAAVPGNFSLNGSGKVLVATRLNYTGLFTIGGPIEPLGRLNYIDGCSSTVLINPLRRGEPCLNFLYVPPGVSQTPHTHPSLRIGLVAEGNGTCQVDEGTFKMEPGTVFCLPENKLHSFSAIDDSLRIIIYHPDSDVGPTDDSHTMLNNTFVGKTSAKVIDAIRTK is encoded by the coding sequence ATGCAACAAGTAACCACAACAACATTACAAGAACAAGTTGCAAATATTGCTCTTGAGTCGGAACTATTCAGCATTTCTATACAGTCAGAGCAAAAGTTTTACTGTCAGCAATTCCTAGAAGCAAGAAAACTTGACTACACAATGGCAAATCATCCATCGCGTGCTTATTGGGTGATTGATTCTATTGAAGTTAATGAAAGTGAACAGGACACACACTACTTATTTGTTTCTGAAGGCGAAGTTACTCTCAAAAGCTGTAATGGAGAGTTTTTTTTGCAGAAAAATACCTTTGCCGCAGTTCCAGGAAACTTTTCTTTAAATGGTTCAGGAAAAGTATTAGTTGCAACAAGACTGAATTACACTGGACTTTTCACCATTGGCGGGCCAATTGAACCATTAGGAAGATTAAATTATATTGATGGTTGCTCTTCAACAGTACTGATTAATCCTTTAAGACGTGGTGAACCTTGTTTGAATTTCCTCTATGTTCCTCCTGGTGTGTCGCAAACTCCCCATACTCATCCTTCATTACGAATTGGACTTGTAGCTGAGGGTAATGGCACTTGTCAGGTAGATGAAGGAACTTTCAAAATGGAGCCAGGAACAGTATTCTGTTTGCCCGAAAACAAGTTACATAGCTTCTCGGCAATTGATGATTCCTTAAGAATTATTATTTATCATCCAGATTCTGATGTTGGCCCGACAGATGATTCTCATACAATGTTAAATAACACTTTTGTGGGAAAAACTTCCGCGAAAGTTATAGATGCAATTAGAACGAAATAA
- the secA gene encoding preprotein translocase subunit SecA has protein sequence MLKLLLGDPNARKLKKYQPYITEINLLEEEIKALSDEELKGKTGEFKQRLAKGETLDDILPEAFAVVREAGRRVLGLRHFDVQMLGGIILHTGQIAEMKTGEGKTLVATLPSYLNALTGKGVHVVTVNDYLARRDAEWMGQVHRFLGLSVGLIQATMNPSERQKNYECDITYVTNSEVGFDYLRDNMATSMADVVQRPFNYCVIDEVDSILIDEARTPLIISGQVERPTEKYLQAAEIALTLRKDDHYEVDEKARNVLLTDEGFAEAEELLGVTDLFDPEDPWAHFVFNAIKAKELFLKDVNYIVRNGEVVIVDEFTGRVLPGRRWSDGLHQAIEAKEHVEIQPETQTLATITYQNLFLLYPKLGGMTGTAKTEEAEFEKIYKLEVSIIPTNRIRKRQDLSDLVFKTEAGKWTAIARECAEMHELGRPVLVGTTSVEKSEYLSQLLKQAGIPHELLNARPENVEREAEIVAQAGRRGALTIATNMAGRGTDIILGGNSEYMARLKLREYFMPRIVQPEDEDVFGVQRASGSMPTGHGGGQGFTPGKKVKTWKASPEIFPTQLSKETEKLLKEAVDFAVREYGDRSLPELEAEDKVAVAAEKAPTSDPVIQKLREAYNRIKHEYEQFTDSEHKNVVEIGGLHVIGTERHESRRIDNQLRGRAGRQGDPGSTRFFLSLEDNLLRIFGGDRVAGLMNAFQVEEDMPIESGMLTRSLEGAQKKVETYYYDIRKQVFEYDEVMNNQRRAIYAERRRVLEGQDLKEQVIKYAEKTMDDIVDYYINPDLPSEEWELEKLVDKVKEFVYLLSDMQASQLEDMSVSEIKAFLHEQVRIAYDMKEAQIDQVQPGLMRQAERFFILQRIDTLWREHLQQMDALRESVGLRGYGQKDPLIEYKSEGYELFLDMMVNIRRDVVYSLFMFQPQPQPMVQTSSEMV, from the coding sequence ATGCTAAAACTCCTGTTGGGCGATCCCAACGCTCGTAAGCTGAAAAAATACCAACCTTACATCACGGAAATTAATCTCTTAGAGGAAGAAATTAAAGCTCTCTCTGATGAGGAATTAAAAGGTAAAACCGGAGAATTCAAACAGCGTCTTGCTAAGGGTGAAACTCTGGATGATATTTTGCCAGAAGCATTTGCCGTGGTTAGAGAAGCAGGACGGCGAGTCTTAGGGTTGCGACACTTTGATGTCCAGATGTTAGGTGGTATCATCCTGCACACTGGACAAATTGCGGAAATGAAAACCGGGGAAGGCAAAACCCTGGTAGCAACCTTGCCTAGTTATTTAAATGCTCTCACTGGTAAGGGTGTCCATGTCGTTACTGTCAACGATTACCTCGCTCGCCGGGACGCGGAGTGGATGGGACAGGTGCATCGCTTCCTCGGCTTGAGTGTGGGACTAATTCAAGCGACCATGAACCCCAGCGAGCGCCAGAAAAACTACGAATGTGATATTACTTACGTTACCAATAGTGAAGTCGGCTTTGACTACCTGCGCGATAACATGGCCACTTCAATGGCTGATGTGGTGCAACGTCCGTTTAACTATTGTGTTATCGACGAAGTAGACTCAATTTTAATTGATGAAGCCCGGACACCACTGATTATTTCTGGTCAGGTAGAAAGACCAACAGAAAAATATTTACAAGCGGCGGAAATCGCCCTGACGCTGAGAAAAGATGACCATTACGAGGTAGATGAAAAAGCTCGTAACGTGTTGTTGACTGATGAAGGCTTTGCGGAAGCAGAAGAGCTTTTAGGTGTCACAGATTTATTTGACCCGGAAGATCCTTGGGCGCACTTTGTATTTAATGCAATTAAAGCCAAAGAATTATTCTTAAAGGATGTCAATTACATCGTTCGGAATGGTGAGGTCGTCATTGTAGACGAATTTACCGGACGGGTATTACCGGGACGGCGTTGGAGTGATGGTCTACACCAAGCCATTGAAGCCAAAGAACACGTAGAAATTCAGCCGGAAACTCAAACTCTAGCCACAATTACTTATCAAAACTTGTTCTTGCTGTATCCCAAATTAGGCGGGATGACCGGAACGGCTAAGACTGAAGAAGCTGAGTTTGAAAAAATTTACAAACTAGAAGTCAGTATCATTCCGACTAACCGCATCAGAAAACGGCAAGATTTGTCAGATTTGGTGTTTAAGACAGAGGCGGGTAAATGGACAGCGATCGCTAGAGAATGTGCCGAAATGCACGAACTTGGTCGCCCTGTACTCGTAGGAACCACTAGTGTAGAAAAATCAGAATATCTCAGCCAATTGTTGAAACAAGCTGGTATTCCCCACGAATTGCTCAATGCCCGCCCCGAAAACGTGGAACGGGAAGCGGAAATTGTCGCTCAGGCAGGACGTAGAGGCGCTCTTACCATTGCGACCAACATGGCGGGTCGAGGTACAGACATCATCCTCGGCGGTAACTCCGAATACATGGCGCGGTTGAAATTGCGGGAATATTTTATGCCACGCATCGTCCAACCAGAAGACGAAGATGTGTTTGGTGTACAAAGGGCAAGCGGTAGTATGCCTACAGGACACGGTGGTGGCCAAGGTTTTACACCTGGGAAAAAAGTCAAAACTTGGAAAGCTTCACCAGAAATTTTCCCCACCCAACTTTCTAAAGAAACCGAAAAATTGCTGAAAGAAGCAGTTGATTTTGCAGTGCGGGAATATGGCGATCGCAGTTTACCAGAACTCGAAGCCGAAGATAAGGTGGCAGTGGCAGCAGAAAAAGCACCCACATCAGACCCAGTAATTCAGAAATTGCGGGAAGCTTACAACCGCATCAAACATGAGTATGAACAGTTCACCGACAGCGAACACAAAAACGTTGTCGAAATTGGTGGTCTGCACGTAATTGGTACAGAACGTCACGAGTCACGCCGCATTGACAACCAGTTGCGGGGACGCGCTGGTAGACAAGGCGACCCTGGTTCCACAAGATTCTTCCTCAGTTTAGAGGATAACTTGTTGCGGATCTTTGGTGGCGATCGCGTTGCTGGCTTAATGAACGCCTTCCAAGTCGAAGAAGATATGCCCATCGAGTCGGGAATGCTGACTCGCAGCTTAGAAGGCGCACAGAAAAAAGTCGAAACCTACTACTACGATATCCGTAAACAAGTATTTGAGTACGACGAGGTAATGAACAACCAACGTCGCGCCATCTATGCTGAACGTCGTCGGGTTTTAGAAGGGCAAGACTTAAAAGAACAAGTCATTAAATACGCTGAAAAAACGATGGACGACATCGTTGACTATTACATCAACCCAGATTTACCCTCAGAAGAATGGGAATTAGAAAAACTGGTTGATAAAGTCAAAGAATTCGTCTACTTGCTATCAGATATGCAGGCAAGTCAACTAGAGGATATGTCTGTCAGTGAGATTAAAGCATTTCTCCACGAACAAGTGCGAATTGCCTACGACATGAAAGAAGCGCAAATTGACCAAGTTCAACCAGGACTGATGCGCCAAGCCGAACGCTTCTTTATCTTGCAGCGTATTGATACCTTGTGGCGCGAACACCTGCAACAAATGGATGCTTTACGCGAGTCTGTAGGTTTGCGTGGTTATGGTCAAAAAGACCCGCTAATTGAATACAAGAGCGAAGGTTATGAACTATTCCTTGATATGATGGTCAACATCCGCCGAGATGTAGTTTACTCCTTGTTCATGTTCCAACCGCAACCGCAACCAATGGTGCAAACATCATCTGAAATGGTGTGA
- a CDS encoding bifunctional ADP-dependent NAD(P)H-hydrate dehydratase/NAD(P)H-hydrate epimerase, whose translation MQNPSPIQIKHSPNRQEYIAKVVVTAVQMRDIEERIFATGMPVAALMEKVAGLIALRVQQLFPLSSNSYRVGILVGPGHNGGDALVVARELHFRGYEVWIYSPFSQLKELTAQHLEYAQSLGISCDGNIEQLRNCDFLIDGLFGFGLERQLTDAIASTINQFNEWQQPIISIDIPSGLHTDTGEVLGTAIRATYTLCLGLWKLGLLQDHALEYVGKAELIDFDITLADIESVLGNTPRIRRITRKTALSTLPLPRPAVTHKYKEGHLLLICGSRRYAGGAILTALGARASGVGMLSVAVPESLKYLLVSHLPEALIIGCPETETGAILELTLPENTDLSAFSAIACGPGLTREATPIVQQVIESDRTLVLDADGLNILAQLETIPTLQKRQATTVLTPHTGEFHRLFPTVSDAKHDRITAVREAAAESGAVVLLKGARTAIANSQGIVWINPESTPALARGGSGDVLTGLLGGLLAQATKKQIPVEDIVATAAWWHSQAGILAAQERTELGVDASTLTQYLMPVLSTHET comes from the coding sequence ATGCAAAACCCGTCTCCCATTCAAATCAAACACTCGCCAAACAGACAAGAATATATTGCAAAAGTTGTAGTCACGGCCGTGCAGATGCGTGATATTGAAGAACGAATTTTTGCCACAGGGATGCCTGTAGCCGCTTTGATGGAAAAGGTTGCAGGACTGATTGCCCTTCGCGTTCAACAGTTATTTCCCTTGTCTAGCAACTCATACCGTGTAGGTATTTTAGTTGGCCCTGGTCATAATGGTGGAGATGCTTTGGTTGTAGCCCGTGAGTTACACTTTCGTGGGTATGAGGTTTGGATATATTCGCCTTTTTCTCAGTTAAAAGAATTAACCGCACAGCATTTAGAATATGCCCAAAGTTTGGGTATTTCTTGTGATGGAAACATTGAGCAATTACGGAATTGTGATTTTTTAATTGATGGTTTGTTTGGATTTGGGTTAGAAAGACAGCTTACTGATGCGATCGCGTCTACAATTAATCAATTCAATGAATGGCAACAACCGATTATTAGTATTGATATCCCTTCTGGCTTGCATACCGATACCGGGGAAGTTTTAGGGACGGCAATTCGCGCTACTTACACATTATGCTTAGGCTTGTGGAAGTTGGGCTTATTGCAGGATCATGCTTTAGAGTATGTCGGCAAAGCAGAGTTAATTGATTTTGATATTACGTTGGCAGATATAGAATCGGTATTGGGAAATACACCCAGAATTAGACGGATTACTAGAAAAACAGCACTTTCTACTTTACCTCTGCCGCGTCCAGCAGTAACTCACAAGTATAAAGAAGGACATCTACTATTAATTTGCGGTTCGCGGCGTTATGCTGGCGGGGCAATTTTAACAGCCTTGGGGGCGCGGGCTAGTGGTGTGGGAATGCTTTCTGTGGCGGTTCCTGAATCATTAAAATATCTTTTGGTGTCACATTTACCCGAAGCATTGATTATTGGTTGCCCAGAAACTGAGACCGGGGCAATTTTAGAATTAACGTTACCAGAGAATACTGATTTAAGTGCTTTTAGTGCGATCGCCTGTGGCCCTGGTTTAACCCGCGAAGCTACTCCCATTGTGCAGCAAGTTATCGAAAGCGATCGCACCTTGGTTCTGGATGCCGATGGTTTAAATATTTTGGCACAGCTAGAAACCATTCCCACTTTACAAAAACGGCAAGCTACAACCGTACTCACTCCCCACACAGGTGAATTTCACAGGTTATTTCCCACAGTATCAGATGCCAAACACGACAGAATCACAGCAGTCAGAGAAGCCGCAGCCGAAAGTGGCGCAGTGGTATTGTTAAAAGGTGCTAGGACTGCCATTGCCAATTCTCAAGGTATTGTCTGGATTAATCCCGAAAGTACCCCAGCCTTAGCCCGTGGTGGTAGCGGTGACGTGTTAACTGGCTTACTGGGTGGTTTATTAGCACAAGCAACTAAAAAACAAATTCCTGTAGAAGATATTGTCGCTACTGCTGCTTGGTGGCATTCCCAAGCCGGAATTTTAGCAGCCCAAGAACGCACAGAACTAGGTGTAGATGCCTCTACATTGACGCAATATTTAATGCCAGTACTCAGCACCCATGAGACCTAA
- a CDS encoding pentapeptide repeat-containing protein: MSRVQAQGAVLNGLNLPGRARLQQSDFQGAMLFRAYLSGANLWSTVFETANLDTVNFKGANLQFANLNNADLQKACLREAKLDNAIFNAKTNLDKVDFRGATGLNLDAIKKAKNYQNAIYDKQVSLQLGLPVKNVADNVSEGCLVAPRTKNWWIQF; this comes from the coding sequence TTGTCTAGAGTCCAGGCTCAAGGAGCGGTTTTAAATGGGCTTAACTTACCTGGCAGAGCCAGATTACAACAATCTGATTTTCAGGGAGCTATGCTTTTTAGAGCTTATTTATCAGGAGCGAATCTTTGGAGTACAGTTTTTGAAACTGCTAATTTAGATACTGTTAATTTTAAAGGAGCAAACCTGCAATTTGCCAACTTGAATAATGCTGATTTACAAAAGGCTTGTCTTCGTGAAGCAAAACTTGATAATGCAATATTTAACGCCAAGACTAATCTTGATAAAGTAGACTTCCGTGGTGCTACAGGTTTGAATTTAGATGCTATCAAAAAGGCGAAAAATTATCAAAATGCCATCTATGATAAACAAGTGAGTCTACAACTTGGCTTACCTGTTAAGAATGTGGCTGATAATGTAAGTGAAGGCTGTCTTGTGGCTCCTCGAACTAAAAATTGGTGGATACAATTTTAA
- the mnmA gene encoding tRNA 2-thiouridine(34) synthase MnmA, with protein MKKVVVGLSGGVDSSVAAAILHNQGYEVIGLTLWLMKGKGQCCSEGMIDAADICEQLGIPHQVVDIRDVFQSNIVDYLVSGYSAGITPLPCSQCNKTVKFGPMVEYAREQLGCDRIATGHYARINYDDATGRYQLLRAVDRNKDQSYFLYDLSQDLLAASVFPLGELEKTDTRRIAAEYNLKTADKPESQDLCLVESNGSMRAFLDKYLAPKTGDIVDTTGKVLGQHDGVHHYTIGQRKGLGIAAAEPLYVVELDAVNNRVVVGDRTKVTQPECTVGRVNWVSIVEPSTPIQAEVQVRYRSQPVPVTVIPLENSRVRLVFDEPQFSITPGQAAVWYDGEKVLGGGIIEQFS; from the coding sequence ATGAAAAAAGTTGTCGTTGGTCTTTCCGGTGGCGTTGACAGTTCTGTCGCTGCTGCTATCTTACATAATCAGGGCTATGAAGTGATTGGTTTGACCCTTTGGCTAATGAAAGGCAAAGGGCAATGTTGCTCTGAAGGAATGATCGATGCGGCTGATATTTGCGAACAACTTGGTATTCCCCATCAAGTTGTTGATATTCGGGATGTCTTTCAGAGCAATATTGTTGATTATTTAGTGTCTGGTTATAGTGCGGGAATTACGCCGTTACCTTGTTCGCAGTGCAATAAAACGGTGAAGTTTGGCCCGATGGTGGAATATGCCCGTGAACAATTGGGATGCGATCGCATTGCTACTGGTCATTATGCCCGTATTAATTATGACGATGCAACTGGGCGTTATCAATTATTAAGAGCAGTTGACCGCAACAAAGACCAGTCTTACTTTTTGTATGATTTGTCTCAAGATTTACTCGCGGCTTCCGTATTTCCTCTGGGTGAATTAGAAAAAACAGATACGCGCCGGATTGCAGCTGAATATAATTTGAAAACTGCCGACAAACCTGAAAGCCAAGATTTGTGCTTAGTCGAAAGCAATGGTTCGATGCGGGCATTTCTAGATAAATATCTTGCACCCAAAACAGGCGATATTGTGGATACCACAGGTAAAGTTTTGGGACAACATGATGGTGTCCATCATTACACCATTGGTCAGCGCAAAGGTTTAGGCATTGCGGCGGCTGAACCATTATATGTGGTGGAATTGGATGCTGTGAATAATCGGGTTGTGGTAGGCGATCGCACCAAGGTCACTCAGCCAGAATGTACAGTCGGGCGAGTAAACTGGGTTTCCATCGTTGAACCCTCCACACCAATTCAAGCTGAAGTCCAAGTCCGCTATCGTTCTCAGCCTGTACCAGTGACGGTAATTCCTCTGGAAAATTCCCGCGTCCGCTTGGTATTTGATGAACCCCAGTTCAGCATTACCCCAGGACAAGCAGCAGTCTGGTATGACGGTGAGAAGGTGTTAGGCGGCGGAATTATTGAGCAGTTTAGTTAA
- a CDS encoding type II toxin-antitoxin system RelE/ParE family toxin gives MNKVRKRPQVIHDLLEIATYIAEDNLEASDRFLAAAEKTFQQLGKMPEMGKSCHFSHPKLAGIRQQAIKGFQKYFIFYLSTDSGVEIIRVIYGGRDIEAILYEDLEENNAE, from the coding sequence ATGAACAAAGTCCGTAAAAGACCGCAAGTCATTCACGATTTGCTAGAAATAGCAACTTATATTGCAGAAGATAACTTAGAAGCTTCAGATCGATTTCTCGCAGCGGCGGAAAAAACCTTTCAACAACTGGGAAAAATGCCAGAAATGGGAAAATCTTGCCACTTCTCTCATCCCAAGTTAGCTGGGATTCGACAGCAAGCAATCAAAGGATTTCAAAAATATTTTATTTTTTATCTTTCTACTGACTCTGGTGTAGAGATTATTCGAGTCATTTACGGTGGGCGAGATATTGAAGCTATCTTGTATGAAGATTTAGAAGAGAATAACGCAGAATAG
- a CDS encoding type II toxin-antitoxin system ParD family antitoxin, with amino-acid sequence MKSINISLPDAMRTYIEEQVAAGSYSSVSEYFRELVRQDQKRQAAERLEKMLLEGLNSGNATEMTAEDWEDIRQAVRERIAKHKRSN; translated from the coding sequence ATGAAAAGCATTAATATATCTCTTCCTGATGCGATGCGAACTTACATAGAGGAACAGGTAGCTGCTGGGAGTTACAGTAGCGTTAGTGAGTATTTTCGTGAGTTAGTACGCCAAGACCAAAAGCGTCAAGCTGCTGAACGGTTGGAAAAGATGCTTTTAGAAGGTTTAAACTCTGGCAATGCAACTGAGATGACTGCTGAAGATTGGGAAGACATTCGCCAAGCCGTGCGGGAAAGAATCGCCAAGCATAAACGGTCAAACTAA